From one Raphanus sativus cultivar WK10039 unplaced genomic scaffold, ASM80110v3 Scaffold1693, whole genome shotgun sequence genomic stretch:
- the LOC130504597 gene encoding plant UBX domain-containing protein 4-like, which translates to RKSECPKELEPEDRRAPVHVNLMRREEKCPEREKPKVSFQGVGRTLGATSSVVAPDSSPVPVQTGVAAAAAPSPCLVIDETAPTTSIQIRLTDGTRLVGKFNHHHTVNDIRAFIDSSRPGAPVNYQLQTMGFPPTPLADLAQTIQQAGLANSVVLQKF; encoded by the exons CGAAAGTCTGAGTGTCCGAAAGAGCTTGAGCCTGAAGATAGAAGAGCTCCTGTACATGTCAATCTGATGCGAAGGGAAGAGAAATGTCCA GAAAGAGAGAAGCCTAAGGTTTCATTTCAGGGTGTTGGAAGGACTCTTGGTGCTACCTCATCGGTGGTGGCTCCTGATTCCTCACCTGTTCCTGTACAAACCGGGgtcgcagcagcagcagcaccatCTCCGTGTCTTGTAATAGATGAAACCGCTCCGACCACATCGATCCAGATTAGACTAACGGATGGGACCCGGCTTGTGGGTAAGTTCAATCACCATCACACGGTCAATGATATTCGCGCTTTCATTGACTCCTCTAGACCTGGAGCTCCGGTTAATTACCAGCTTCAGACAATGGGGTTCCCACCTACTCCTTTGGCTGATCTCGCTCAGACCATTCAACAAGCTGGTCTAGCCAACTCTGTCGTTCTTCAGAAATTCTAG
- the LOC108831756 gene encoding uncharacterized protein LOC108831756 — MDVDSQPMMEETILVGDDLMMGPPSPVIPPEIASHVLQGVELCDGILRNLFLCLQINDIEPFCQDELALYRQCAENRDKVLRVRLQESEYKLGSSMPIDLAKERITQLEAEATSLERHLILASGAEGIEGFRRRWSLHGRMTDTKKRLESLKQGMENRKKEAHDQPAKPSTWKRWFLW, encoded by the exons ATGGATG TTGATTCACAGCCAATGATGGAGGAAACCATACTGGTCGGTGACGACCTAATGATGGGTCCTCCATCTCCTGTCATCCCTCCTGAAATTGCTTCACATGTCCTCCAAGGTGTTGAACTCTGCGATGGTATTTTGAGGAATCTATTCCTAT GTTTGCAAATTAATGATATTGAACCATTTTGCCAAGATGAGCTTGCCTTGTATCGACAGTGTGCTGAAAACAGG GACAAGGTATTGAGAGTAAGGCTTCAAGAGAGCGAATACAAGTTAGGATCGTCAATGCCTATTGATCTTGCTAAGGAAAGGATTACTCAGCTTGAAGCTGAAGCCACATCACTAGAAAG GCACTTGATTCTAGCAAGTGGAGCTGAAGGAATTGAAGGATTTCGTCGGAGATGGAGTTTGCACGGTCGTATGACGGATACCAA GAAAAGACTGGAGTCACTGAAGCAAGGAATGGAAAATAGGAAAAAGGAAGCGCATGATCAGCCGGCGAAACCTTCTACTTGGAAGAGATGGTTTCTTTGGTAA
- the LOC130504596 gene encoding uncharacterized protein LOC130504596 has product MEETILVGDDLMMGPPSPVIPPEIASHVLQGVELCDEFDYVSWVSGLQINDIEPFCQDELALYRQCAENRDKVLRVRLQESEYKLGSSMPIDLAKERITQLEAEATSLERHLILASGAEGIEGFRRRWSLHGRMTDTKKRLESLKQGMENRKKEAHDQPAKPSTWKKWFLW; this is encoded by the exons ATGGAGGAAACCATACTGGTCGGTGACGACCTAATGATGGGTCCTCCATCTCCTGTCATCCCTCCTGAAATTGCTTCACATGTCCTCCAAGGTGTTGAACTCTGCGATG AATTTGATTATGTTTCTTGGGTTTCAGGTTTGCAAATTAATGATATTGAACCATTTTGCCAAGATGAACTTGCCTTGTATCGACAGTGTGCTGAAAACAGG GACAAGGTATTGAGAGTAAGGCTTCAAGAGAGCGAATACAAGTTAGGATCGTCAATGCCTATTGATCTTGCTAAGGAAAGGATTACTCAGCTTGAAGCTGAAGCCACATCACTAGAAAG GCACTTGATTCTAGCAAGTGGAGCTGAAGGAATTGAAGGATTTCGTCGGAGATGGAGTTTGCACGGTCGTATGACGGATACCAA GAAAAGACTGGAGTCACTGAAGCAAGGAATGGAAAATAGGAAAAAGGAAGCGCATGATCAGCCGGCGAAACCTTCTACTTGGAAGAAATGGTTTCTTTGGTAA